A window of the Isosphaera pallida ATCC 43644 genome harbors these coding sequences:
- a CDS encoding type II secretion system protein — translation MPCEPPLPQPRPRPGRRAVPSTRSRRGFTLVELLIVIAVIGILVGLVVVASAGAVRTAELRATQSLISKLSVAVNDRLQALQTSPVQPNGAHRYLAATLPGPGLAYTRPDLTGPGPGQVLPVFNPNQVYAAVKVDNSPIGALSWGLINEDRAKVLALMDFIRMEMPDTFFVQADQPGAPYPLNFGGWVYPNPNAFVNVNEINPTLSNAILPLGNSAIVSAPGLPPPFPVQTPAGTFPVQLTSYLPNLRLDIPGGPMGLSQAGPSGCNLLNGTPFPPLININGSPDQTWERTGRGIFGASYSAAASIYKNLRYATAALDGVDNSPANTAGSGFADEFGENGTAAAQAQSALQRFYVNHDPITARSEMLYALLVEGVGPFGSVFSPDDFTEREVQDTDGDGLPEFVDAWGRPLQFYRNPVFYNEYTLVNGILTSDVRNPLGVLGYTPFEERQRNPLDPRNQLMAIDWWGETNTVNGSVAVGGSVFNPIDGTIPMSARARAVQAFLGPLSLFQTPAGRWEGSSNINDQTPSLRRRAFAAKPLILSAGPDGETGLYAAHRDPQWITSNPAQKVRMLIGVPPYQFNGFTFGNFGGFVGENNAAPDFLAPFGIGQALERMTDNITNYRLESTGGGLY, via the coding sequence ATGCCCTGCGAGCCTCCTCTCCCCCAACCACGCCCCAGGCCAGGACGGCGCGCGGTCCCCTCAACGCGGTCGCGCCGCGGGTTCACGCTGGTGGAACTGCTCATCGTGATCGCCGTCATTGGCATCCTGGTGGGCCTGGTGGTTGTCGCCTCCGCCGGCGCGGTCCGCACCGCCGAACTCCGCGCTACCCAGTCGCTCATCTCCAAGCTCTCGGTCGCCGTCAACGACCGGCTCCAGGCGCTCCAGACCTCCCCCGTCCAACCCAATGGTGCGCATCGCTACCTCGCGGCCACGCTGCCGGGCCCAGGATTGGCTTACACTCGGCCCGACCTCACCGGCCCGGGGCCAGGTCAGGTTCTCCCCGTCTTCAATCCCAACCAGGTCTACGCGGCGGTCAAAGTGGACAACAGCCCGATCGGCGCGCTGTCGTGGGGCCTCATCAACGAGGATCGGGCCAAGGTGTTGGCGCTGATGGACTTCATCCGCATGGAGATGCCGGACACCTTCTTCGTGCAGGCGGACCAGCCTGGTGCGCCCTATCCGCTCAACTTTGGCGGCTGGGTGTATCCTAATCCCAACGCCTTCGTGAACGTCAATGAGATCAATCCCACCTTGTCCAATGCCATCCTGCCCCTGGGCAACTCGGCGATCGTGAGCGCTCCTGGTTTGCCGCCCCCCTTCCCAGTTCAGACACCCGCGGGGACCTTCCCCGTACAACTCACCTCCTACCTGCCCAACCTGCGGCTCGACATCCCTGGCGGACCCATGGGATTGTCGCAGGCCGGTCCCAGCGGGTGCAACCTGCTGAACGGCACCCCCTTTCCACCTCTTATCAACATCAACGGATCGCCCGATCAGACCTGGGAGCGCACCGGACGCGGCATCTTCGGCGCGAGCTATTCCGCCGCCGCCAGCATCTACAAGAACCTCCGCTACGCCACTGCGGCGCTCGACGGCGTGGACAACTCCCCGGCCAACACTGCAGGAAGCGGCTTCGCCGACGAATTTGGCGAGAACGGCACCGCCGCCGCTCAAGCTCAGTCCGCGTTGCAACGATTCTACGTCAACCACGACCCCATCACCGCCCGCTCCGAAATGCTCTACGCCCTGCTCGTCGAAGGGGTCGGTCCCTTCGGCAGCGTCTTCTCGCCCGACGACTTCACCGAACGCGAAGTTCAGGACACCGACGGCGACGGCCTGCCCGAGTTTGTGGACGCCTGGGGTCGCCCGCTCCAGTTCTATCGCAACCCCGTCTTCTACAACGAATACACCCTCGTCAACGGCATCCTCACCAGCGATGTCCGCAACCCCCTGGGCGTGCTGGGCTACACCCCGTTCGAGGAACGCCAACGCAACCCGCTCGACCCCCGCAACCAACTCATGGCCATCGATTGGTGGGGAGAGACGAATACGGTCAACGGCAGTGTCGCCGTCGGTGGGTCCGTGTTCAATCCGATTGACGGTACCATTCCCATGAGCGCCCGCGCCCGCGCGGTTCAAGCGTTCCTGGGGCCGCTGTCGTTGTTCCAGACACCGGCGGGACGCTGGGAAGGCTCGTCGAACATCAATGACCAGACGCCCAGCTTGCGACGTCGCGCCTTCGCCGCCAAGCCGTTGATCCTCTCCGCCGGGCCCGATGGTGAAACCGGCCTCTACGCCGCTCACCGCGATCCACAATGGATCACGTCCAACCCCGCCCAGAAAGTGCGAATGCTGATCGGTGTGCCCCCCTATCAGTTCAATGGATTCACCTTTGGCAATTTCGGTGGCTTCGTGGGTGAGAACAACGCCGCGCCCGACTTCCTAGCTCCCTTCGGGATTGGACAGGCGCTAGAACGCATGACCGACAACATCACCAACTATCGGCTCGAATCGACTGGCGGAGGGTTGTATTGA
- a CDS encoding pilus assembly FimT family protein — MNRPTQFHPSGGVRPASFRRRDLQGFTLVELLVVVTIISITTVIAIAVVLPAINNRRVSEAARVLQAQLALARDEAVRTNSVRGVRLLPDTTLLPTFIASNPNAPLAYDRMVNLQVPSVHNEGRITTDLRELGRALPLLGGQSILTSSFRPYILPPPGPLLNQIGARMIVIEKKSRYIPVAGGGRIAVPNPPVGWFGRVRLGDKLFIPATGRTYTIVGPLPNDHLSNNPEGLILARPAPFTNTNNPYEILDPTNPTRPPEFLILANGIDDNGNGLVDETVEPLTGTDSNSNNMIDESGEKEADPGGEWSYYTGNPIQDIFPTSVGLPFTSLALGLDTSPNGLTENEGYEYRIIRQPVPDVGSGEIVLPGSVVIDVTTSDRLYSQLPNNTPVDPRSLNQRSRLPINPNNLTIDILIAPNGQIYSYDFGPRLTTSVGPAQIGGLGSDAPPSDLPFYQFFLAEREDVLAPRNVNGFLVLTDSVPPLRRERRLVTINPRSGQVTSTVVADEDFQPVINPLAPPSPANPTVPLNAFLRSQRGERDVP, encoded by the coding sequence ATGAACCGTCCAACCCAGTTCCACCCGTCCGGCGGGGTGCGACCGGCTTCCTTCCGTCGCCGCGACTTGCAGGGCTTCACCCTCGTGGAGTTGCTGGTGGTCGTGACGATCATCTCGATCACCACCGTCATCGCCATCGCGGTGGTGCTGCCGGCGATCAACAACCGGCGGGTCAGCGAAGCGGCGCGGGTGCTTCAGGCCCAACTCGCCCTGGCGCGCGACGAAGCGGTGCGGACTAACAGCGTCCGCGGCGTGCGACTCCTGCCCGACACCACCCTGCTGCCTACCTTTATCGCTTCCAACCCCAACGCCCCCCTTGCTTATGACCGCATGGTGAACCTCCAGGTGCCCAGCGTCCACAACGAGGGCCGCATCACCACCGACCTGCGGGAGTTGGGGAGGGCGCTTCCGTTGCTAGGTGGGCAATCGATTCTCACCTCATCGTTTCGCCCCTACATCCTTCCACCGCCTGGTCCACTTCTCAACCAGATTGGCGCGCGGATGATCGTGATCGAGAAGAAGTCGCGGTACATCCCGGTTGCCGGTGGAGGCCGCATCGCCGTGCCCAACCCGCCAGTGGGCTGGTTCGGTCGGGTAAGACTGGGCGATAAGCTCTTCATCCCCGCGACCGGGCGAACTTACACCATCGTGGGGCCGTTGCCGAACGATCATCTCAGCAATAACCCGGAAGGCTTGATCCTTGCCCGACCGGCACCTTTCACCAACACCAACAACCCCTATGAAATCTTGGACCCCACCAATCCGACTCGTCCCCCCGAGTTCCTGATCCTCGCCAACGGCATCGACGACAACGGCAATGGGTTGGTGGATGAAACCGTCGAACCACTGACGGGAACTGACTCCAACTCCAACAACATGATCGATGAAAGCGGCGAAAAGGAAGCCGACCCCGGCGGGGAGTGGTCCTACTACACCGGTAATCCCATCCAAGACATCTTCCCCACTTCAGTTGGCCTCCCCTTTACCTCCCTCGCGCTGGGGCTGGACACCTCACCCAACGGTCTGACCGAGAACGAAGGCTACGAGTATCGGATCATCCGTCAGCCGGTGCCCGATGTCGGTAGCGGCGAGATTGTCCTGCCTGGCTCGGTGGTGATCGATGTAACCACCTCCGACCGACTTTACTCACAACTGCCCAATAACACCCCTGTAGACCCCCGCTCGCTCAACCAGCGCTCGCGGCTTCCAATCAACCCGAACAACCTCACGATTGACATCCTCATCGCACCGAATGGTCAGATCTACAGCTACGACTTCGGCCCGCGGTTGACAACCTCCGTGGGGCCGGCCCAGATCGGCGGGCTTGGCAGCGACGCGCCGCCGAGCGATTTGCCGTTTTACCAGTTCTTCCTGGCCGAACGGGAGGATGTGCTGGCCCCTCGGAACGTCAATGGGTTTTTGGTGCTGACCGACTCGGTTCCGCCGCTGAGGCGCGAGCGTCGGTTGGTGACGATCAACCCCCGGTCGGGTCAGGTGACCAGCACGGTCGTGGCCGACGAGGATTTTCAGCCAGTCATCAACCCTCTGGCTCCGCCCAGCCCTGCCAATCCGACGGTTCCGCTCAACGCTTTTCTCCGCAGCCAACGCGGCGAAAGGGATGTGCCATGA
- a CDS encoding type IV pilus modification PilV family protein, which translates to MMIPASAAAPNPKRRRAGITLTEILISLLIFGVGLVSLATLFPLALLRIKSASDYNRSALLAQSAFNDLAARELLKPETFSSTWYHAVAIRPFGGPAVVPFNPLTHDVTPGTGQLLPPLLPNGAPNPAAAVFRGKMHPAFRIGQDQGFNIQPGPGLPVCYDPMWWAQVRFNQPIANPADARRPNYATEMAIDDQARFGNGTGLVRPGATGSSIWAAYGLRRITNFLPFNPNTVERFWPLTFPTADGNPGAFNMPEDIFVSKEDVVWQPDRQNSNPIVPDLSGGSVTRDWVFSWMLTGQVSDAGSQTVFEGDVVVFRNRLFGFDQVPGLGRFVPAGEEVLEAVFGYNTPSNTDFNPNTPLPFYPRGDGRVILLRWPANQPDPQIRIGGWIADATYQRLAGFDLASYPPGTSRSPGQRIAWYQIIRKSPIENEIGPPGSPGASSPPAENGYRRMTITVNTPVKYRTGWINATTPLIETAVWVPSVVNVFPRVIPINTSRPAQSGD; encoded by the coding sequence ATGATGATCCCCGCAAGCGCGGCCGCGCCCAACCCCAAGCGACGGCGGGCCGGCATCACCTTGACCGAAATCCTGATCTCGCTGTTGATCTTCGGAGTGGGCCTAGTCTCGCTGGCCACCCTGTTCCCGCTGGCGTTGCTGCGGATCAAGTCGGCCAGCGACTACAACCGTTCGGCGCTGCTGGCGCAATCGGCGTTCAACGACCTCGCGGCCCGCGAGTTGCTCAAACCCGAAACCTTCTCCTCGACCTGGTATCACGCCGTGGCCATCCGTCCGTTCGGCGGCCCGGCGGTGGTGCCGTTCAACCCCTTAACTCATGACGTGACCCCCGGCACCGGCCAGTTGCTGCCGCCTCTGTTGCCCAACGGCGCGCCCAACCCGGCTGCGGCGGTCTTCCGGGGCAAGATGCACCCCGCGTTCCGCATCGGTCAGGATCAAGGGTTCAACATCCAACCTGGTCCTGGTCTGCCGGTCTGCTACGACCCGATGTGGTGGGCTCAAGTGCGGTTCAACCAACCGATCGCCAATCCCGCCGACGCCCGCCGCCCCAATTACGCCACGGAAATGGCGATCGACGACCAAGCGCGGTTCGGCAACGGTACGGGCCTGGTTCGCCCCGGTGCCACAGGCAGCTCGATCTGGGCCGCCTACGGCCTGCGCCGGATCACCAATTTCCTGCCGTTCAACCCCAACACGGTCGAACGGTTCTGGCCGCTGACCTTCCCGACCGCCGACGGCAACCCTGGCGCCTTCAACATGCCCGAAGACATCTTCGTTTCCAAGGAGGATGTGGTCTGGCAGCCCGATCGCCAGAACAGCAACCCGATCGTGCCCGACCTCTCGGGCGGCTCGGTGACCCGCGACTGGGTCTTCTCCTGGATGCTGACCGGCCAGGTCTCCGACGCTGGTTCGCAAACGGTCTTCGAAGGGGACGTGGTGGTGTTCCGCAACCGCCTGTTCGGCTTCGATCAGGTTCCCGGCCTCGGTCGGTTCGTCCCCGCCGGCGAGGAGGTGCTGGAAGCGGTCTTCGGCTACAACACCCCCAGCAACACCGACTTCAACCCCAACACCCCGCTGCCGTTCTATCCCCGTGGCGATGGCCGGGTCATCCTGCTGCGCTGGCCCGCCAACCAGCCCGACCCCCAAATCCGCATTGGCGGCTGGATCGCCGACGCGACCTATCAACGTCTCGCTGGGTTCGACCTGGCCAGCTATCCGCCGGGAACCTCCCGCTCGCCCGGTCAACGGATCGCCTGGTATCAAATTATCCGCAAGTCGCCAATTGAGAATGAGATCGGCCCCCCTGGCTCCCCTGGCGCCTCCAGCCCACCCGCGGAGAATGGCTATCGCCGAATGACGATCACGGTCAACACCCCGGTGAAGTACCGCACCGGTTGGATTAACGCGACGACCCCCCTGATCGAAACGGCGGTGTGGGTTCCCAGCGTGGTCAACGTGTTCCCGCGCGTCATTCCGATCAACACCAGCCGCCCCGCGCAATCGGGCGACTGA
- a CDS encoding type II secretion system protein, translated as MNCPGEPHQPPNLRRRAGFTLVELLVVITIIGILIALLVPAISGVVRNANEGSVISEINALGQALADFKAKYGEYPPSRIIIPANGNYTPLRAMTTNPIDPSVFFGTVPPVVGIGPNESIAALAERSERFMRKFFPRGYMTSITQVNNDTRVFYLTGDECLVFFLGGIPVNNGGTWELTGFNNNPQQPFRPGGNRSEPFFEFKPNRLVDLDGDGFPSYIDNLGTDSDARPYAYFVSYGNGDYDPNDVNFGPDFVGEAFGVPFSVGGTTSNPVLLGSPGPNPYTSSRNVVVNGMALARPAYLNPNSFQIISAGLDRFYGFGGAFLSNSSEKFPFVNNNAQDLPNESAFRVTVEADNLTNFNTSRLD; from the coding sequence ATGAACTGTCCGGGAGAACCGCACCAACCCCCGAACCTCCGCCGACGGGCCGGGTTCACTCTGGTCGAACTGCTGGTGGTCATCACGATCATCGGCATCCTGATTGCGCTCTTGGTCCCGGCGATCTCTGGCGTGGTCCGCAACGCCAACGAAGGGTCGGTCATTTCCGAAATCAACGCGCTGGGCCAGGCCCTGGCCGACTTCAAGGCCAAGTACGGCGAATATCCCCCCAGCCGGATCATCATTCCGGCCAATGGCAACTACACGCCGCTTCGGGCGATGACCACGAACCCGATCGATCCGAGCGTCTTCTTCGGCACCGTGCCGCCGGTCGTCGGCATCGGACCCAATGAGTCCATCGCCGCTCTGGCGGAACGCTCCGAACGATTTATGCGCAAGTTCTTCCCGCGCGGTTACATGACCTCGATCACCCAAGTGAACAACGACACCAGGGTGTTCTACCTCACCGGCGACGAATGCCTGGTCTTCTTCCTGGGCGGCATCCCGGTCAACAACGGCGGCACCTGGGAACTGACCGGCTTCAACAACAACCCCCAACAGCCCTTCCGGCCCGGCGGCAACCGCTCCGAACCTTTCTTCGAGTTCAAACCCAACCGCCTGGTGGACCTCGACGGCGACGGCTTCCCCTCCTACATCGACAACCTCGGCACCGACTCCGACGCCCGTCCCTACGCCTACTTCGTCTCCTACGGCAACGGCGACTACGACCCCAACGACGTCAACTTCGGCCCCGACTTTGTGGGCGAAGCCTTCGGGGTCCCGTTCTCGGTCGGCGGCACAACCAGCAACCCCGTCCTACTCGGATCGCCCGGCCCTAACCCTTACACCTCTTCACGTAACGTCGTCGTCAACGGCATGGCGCTGGCCCGTCCCGCCTACCTCAACCCCAACTCGTTCCAGATCATCTCCGCCGGCCTGGATCGGTTCTACGGCTTCGGCGGGGCGTTCCTCAGCAACTCCTCCGAGAAGTTCCCCTTCGTTAACAACAACGCCCAAGACTTGCCCAACGAGTCGGCCTTCCGCGTCACCGTCGAGGCCGACAATCTGACCAACTTCAACACCTCCCGGCTCGACTAA
- a CDS encoding type II secretion system F family protein, producing MPTYQYEALDATTGKEVKGTIEAANPNEAQTLIKQKQYFVTKLTERTVKATKSTKTQKVGRKRKKSFTIGGLSNKKLCLFTRQLSTLQDAGLPILRSLKILENQAKPGVLKNVLGDVVEDIESGSTLSEAMAKHPKAFDRLYCNMIKAGEAGGALETILQRLADFKEKAQSLRRRIKGAMVYPIVVIFVAFVIVGFILYFIIPKFEAIFKDFDVDLPQMTIWLIEASHIIIEYAPLVILSPVFFWLFIKLLYKMRWGAYMCDWILLRIPVLGQIAGKSTVARTMRTLGTLVQSGVPILESLNIVRDTAGNAVYERAFTKVYESIREGETIAQPLKEARVVDDIVINMIDVGEETGDLDTMLMKIADNYEEEVETLVESLVSLLEPVMIVVLGGIIGFIVIALFLPLIQLITKLSG from the coding sequence ATGCCGACCTATCAATATGAAGCCCTCGACGCGACCACCGGCAAGGAGGTCAAGGGCACCATCGAAGCGGCGAACCCCAACGAAGCCCAAACCCTCATCAAGCAGAAACAGTATTTCGTCACCAAGCTCACCGAACGGACCGTCAAGGCCACCAAGTCGACCAAGACCCAGAAAGTCGGCCGCAAGCGGAAGAAGTCCTTTACCATCGGCGGCCTGTCCAACAAGAAACTGTGCCTCTTCACCCGCCAACTCTCCACCCTCCAGGACGCCGGCCTGCCGATCCTCCGCTCGCTCAAAATCCTGGAAAACCAAGCCAAGCCCGGCGTACTCAAAAACGTGCTGGGCGACGTGGTCGAAGACATCGAATCCGGCTCGACCCTCTCGGAGGCGATGGCCAAACACCCCAAAGCCTTCGACCGCCTCTACTGCAACATGATCAAGGCCGGTGAGGCCGGCGGCGCACTAGAGACCATCCTCCAACGCCTCGCCGACTTCAAGGAAAAAGCCCAAAGCCTTCGCCGACGCATCAAAGGCGCGATGGTCTACCCCATCGTGGTCATCTTCGTTGCCTTCGTCATCGTTGGCTTCATCCTCTACTTCATCATCCCCAAGTTCGAAGCGATCTTCAAAGACTTCGACGTGGACCTGCCCCAAATGACCATCTGGCTGATCGAAGCCAGCCACATCATCATCGAATACGCCCCCCTTGTGATCCTCTCGCCAGTCTTCTTTTGGCTCTTCATCAAGCTGCTATACAAGATGCGCTGGGGTGCCTATATGTGCGACTGGATCCTCTTGCGCATCCCGGTCCTGGGCCAGATTGCCGGTAAATCGACCGTGGCCCGCACCATGCGGACCTTGGGCACCCTGGTGCAATCCGGCGTGCCGATCCTGGAATCGCTCAACATCGTCCGCGACACCGCAGGCAACGCGGTCTACGAACGGGCCTTCACTAAGGTCTACGAGTCGATCCGCGAAGGGGAAACCATCGCCCAGCCGCTCAAGGAAGCCCGGGTGGTGGACGACATCGTCATCAACATGATCGACGTGGGCGAGGAGACCGGCGACCTTGATACCATGCTGATGAAAATCGCCGACAACTACGAGGAAGAGGTCGAAACCTTGGTCGAGTCGCTGGTGAGCCTGCTTGAACCCGTCATGATCGTCGTGTTGGGCGGCATCATCGGCTTCATCGTGATCGCCCTCTTCCTGCCGTTGATCCAACTCATCACCAAGCTGTCCGGTTGA
- a CDS encoding GspE/PulE family protein, giving the protein MARKLGTILMDMGYIDEDALWKILDAQKASPTGELTGQVAVRLGLVTEEQVLKALSEQLGMKVQRLPSDLTIPQEAVAAIDKTMAQAFKVVPFTVSKKDKSVTVVMAEPQNPATLESLSTFLGVPVHGLIGLEQEVKDAQERIYAGKQETFADVIQEIANDKNLAQYANRNENTIDIEAIEEMAEAAPVRKLINMVLLLSIRDKASDIHFEPFEEEYKMRYRVDGVLYELVPPPRHLAPAIASRIKVMSNLDIAERRLPQDGRIQLALGGNAVDIRVSTLPTLFGESVVLRILDRTVVNLDLRKIGMPSDTLAQWMELIKKPNGIILVTGPTSSGKTTTLYATLNELNSIEDKIITTEEPVEYDIDGLIQIPVNPEIGVTFAACLRAILRQDPDKILVGEIRDLETLEIAVQASLTGHIVFSTLHTNDAPSAVTRLRDMGLPTFLITATTEAVLAQRLVRKICQFCKTEFTPSPEQLMELGYSPEEGATKKFYYGRGCDKCNNTGFKGRMGIFELLIMNETLRDMIVSECSLDEFRNACRKFGMRTLREAGLKAIHEGETTIEEVVRETIID; this is encoded by the coding sequence ATGGCCCGCAAACTCGGCACCATCCTCATGGACATGGGATACATCGACGAGGACGCCCTTTGGAAGATCCTCGACGCCCAAAAAGCCTCCCCGACCGGCGAACTGACCGGCCAGGTCGCGGTGCGCCTGGGTTTGGTCACCGAGGAACAGGTGCTCAAAGCCCTGTCCGAACAACTCGGCATGAAGGTTCAGCGGCTACCCAGCGACCTGACCATCCCCCAGGAGGCCGTCGCAGCCATCGATAAGACGATGGCCCAAGCCTTCAAGGTGGTGCCATTCACCGTCTCCAAGAAGGATAAGTCGGTCACCGTGGTCATGGCCGAACCCCAAAACCCCGCCACCCTCGAAAGCCTCTCCACCTTCCTCGGCGTGCCGGTCCACGGCCTCATCGGCCTGGAGCAGGAGGTCAAGGACGCTCAAGAACGCATCTACGCTGGTAAACAAGAAACCTTCGCCGACGTCATCCAGGAAATCGCCAACGACAAGAACCTCGCCCAATACGCCAACCGCAACGAAAACACCATCGACATCGAAGCGATCGAGGAAATGGCCGAAGCCGCCCCGGTCCGCAAGCTGATCAACATGGTGTTGTTGCTCTCAATCCGCGACAAAGCCTCCGACATCCACTTCGAACCCTTCGAAGAGGAATACAAGATGCGCTACCGGGTGGACGGCGTCCTCTACGAACTGGTGCCCCCCCCCCGCCACCTCGCCCCGGCGATCGCCTCGCGGATCAAAGTTATGTCCAACCTGGATATCGCCGAACGACGGTTGCCTCAAGACGGCCGCATCCAACTGGCCCTGGGCGGCAACGCCGTGGACATCCGGGTCTCCACCCTGCCCACCCTCTTTGGCGAAAGCGTGGTGCTGCGGATCCTCGACCGCACTGTGGTCAACCTCGACCTGCGCAAAATCGGCATGCCGTCGGACACCCTGGCGCAATGGATGGAACTCATCAAGAAACCCAACGGCATCATCCTAGTCACCGGCCCCACCTCCTCAGGCAAAACCACCACGCTTTACGCCACCCTCAACGAACTCAACAGCATCGAGGATAAAATCATCACCACCGAAGAGCCCGTCGAGTACGACATCGACGGCCTGATCCAAATCCCAGTCAACCCAGAAATCGGCGTCACCTTCGCCGCCTGTCTGCGGGCCATTCTGCGTCAAGACCCTGACAAGATCCTGGTGGGCGAAATCCGCGACCTCGAAACCCTGGAAATCGCCGTCCAAGCCTCGCTCACCGGCCACATCGTCTTCTCCACCCTGCACACCAACGACGCCCCCTCCGCCGTCACCCGGCTGCGCGACATGGGCCTGCCCACCTTCCTCATCACCGCCACCACCGAAGCGGTCCTGGCCCAACGTCTGGTCCGCAAAATCTGCCAGTTCTGCAAAACCGAATTCACCCCCAGCCCCGAACAACTCATGGAACTGGGCTACTCCCCCGAAGAAGGAGCCACCAAGAAGTTCTACTACGGCCGGGGCTGCGACAAGTGCAACAACACCGGCTTCAAAGGCCGCATGGGGATCTTCGAACTCCTCATCATGAACGAGACCCTGCGGGATATGATCGTCTCCGAATGCTCGCTTGACGAATTCCGCAACGCCTGCCGCAAATTCGGCATGCGCACCCTGCGCGAGGCAGGCCTCAAAGCCATCCATGAAGGCGAAACCACCATCGAGGAGGTCGTCCGCGAAACCATCATCGACTAA